GTTTTCAGTTTCACAGTCATCGTTTTTCCGGTTTTGCTGAACTGTATATCCACCACTTCACTCGTATACCCATAATTCCAAACCAAAACCGCGCCAACCTGGATCTCTTTTGCCGGGATGGCCGGATAATTGCCCATTCCCTGCAAATGGATCGTTTTCATTATGCACGAACCCCCCGAACGGATCTATACTCCCGCCACGACCCAACCGAAATCTCCGGGTAACCTCTCGAATCTGGCCACACGTACACCCAGCCGGATCGTCCATTCCCAACATCCGATACCCATACTCGTTCGTACAAGTTTTCCTGACCCGGACCGTGGTATCCTTCCAGCTGATCCATAGTGCGAAGTCCTTCCTCCGTTACGTCGAACCACTCTCCCCGAATTTCATACCCCTTAGTGTCCAACACCAGTGCAGGAAATACCCCCACATCGTAAAGCCGACCGCGTACGCAGCCCGGTTGTACCCCGTGAAGATACGGTGCGGCTACACGGTGATTGACCTCTCCGGTAAGCAACGTGCCATAGACAAACACGCTGATCATCGATGACGTCTCCTTTCGTCCTCGTTTTTTCTCTTCTCGATCAATTCCAAAGCCCAAGCGATCCCCATCCGGATCCCTGTCTCAATCCGGGCCGCCACAAACTCGTCCCGGACGTCGATCTCGCGGCCTTCGTACAGGATCGTGTCAGCCTTGTACAGTTGCTCGATGAGATCGACCGCTTGGGTCGGCGGAGCAGCTTCCCCGATCAGGTCTTCCACCGACAGGCCGTACAGTTTTGCCAGCCCCAACACGATTTTGTAACTGGGATTCCTTTTCGTACCTCGTTCAATATGACTGAGATACCCGGCGGTCGTTCCCACGATTTCCGCCGCCTGGCCCAGAGTCAATC
The nucleotide sequence above comes from Effusibacillus pohliae DSM 22757. Encoded proteins:
- a CDS encoding gamma-glutamylcyclotransferase family protein, with the protein product MISVFVYGTLLTGEVNHRVAAPYLHGVQPGCVRGRLYDVGVFPALVLDTKGYEIRGEWFDVTEEGLRTMDQLEGYHGPGQENLYERVWVSDVGNGRSGWVYVWPDSRGYPEISVGSWREYRSVRGVRA
- a CDS encoding helix-turn-helix domain-containing protein codes for the protein MDKNELRVSGEYLRDLRLKKGLTLGQAAEIVGTTAGYLSHIERGTKRNPSYKIVLGLAKLYGLSVEDLIGEAAPPTQAVDLIEQLYKADTILYEGREIDVRDEFVAARIETGIRMGIAWALELIEKRKNEDERRRHR